A single region of the Winslowiella toletana genome encodes:
- a CDS encoding lysophospholipid acyltransferase family protein, translating into MSDSVLSLGGASRLNYGWRLLMTACSFTLFSIGGLLLSLVGFNLLLLIQRDRHRRRQLARKSISFSFRCFLRFCRAAGVFDYQIEGAEKLQADRGCLVVANHPSLIDYVLIASVMPDVDCLVKAELQHNIFFRGVIRAADYLINSQAETLLPESRQRLQRGDTLLIFPEGTRTRYGEPLKLQRGAANIAVRCGCELRIVHITCTQRMLDKQSRWYQIPAVKPLFTVSVKQHIDSQHFMAQNDAAQPLAARRLTRHLQQVLTPEHVEPRHEPIKPRN; encoded by the coding sequence ATGTCTGATTCGGTGCTCAGTCTGGGCGGTGCTTCACGCCTTAACTACGGTTGGCGGCTGCTGATGACCGCCTGCAGTTTTACGCTGTTCAGCATCGGTGGTCTGCTTTTGTCGCTGGTAGGGTTTAATCTGCTGCTGCTTATTCAGCGCGACCGGCATCGCCGTCGCCAGCTGGCACGAAAAAGCATCTCATTTAGTTTTCGCTGCTTTTTGCGTTTTTGTCGGGCGGCGGGCGTCTTCGACTATCAGATTGAAGGTGCCGAAAAGTTACAAGCCGATCGCGGCTGCCTGGTGGTGGCGAACCATCCTTCATTAATCGATTACGTCCTGATCGCCTCGGTCATGCCGGATGTCGACTGCCTGGTAAAGGCTGAACTGCAACATAATATTTTCTTTCGCGGCGTGATTCGCGCGGCGGATTATTTGATAAACAGCCAGGCAGAAACGCTGTTGCCAGAGAGCCGCCAGCGTTTGCAGCGCGGTGACACACTGCTGATTTTTCCTGAGGGCACCCGCACCCGCTACGGCGAGCCATTAAAACTTCAGCGCGGCGCGGCAAATATTGCGGTGCGCTGCGGCTGTGAATTGCGCATTGTGCACATCACCTGCACGCAACGCATGCTGGATAAACAGAGTCGCTGGTATCAGATTCCGGCGGTAAAACCGCTGTTTACTGTCAGCGTGAAACAGCACATCGACAGTCAACACTTTATGGCGCAAAACGACGCAGCACAGCCGCTGGCCGCTCGTCGTCTGACCCGTCATTTGCAGCAAGTATTAACACCAGAACACGTGGAACCACGGCATGAACCCATTAAACCTCGAAATTAA
- a CDS encoding phosphopantetheine-binding protein: MNPLNLEIKQMIIDTLNLEDISSDEIDSDAPLFGDGLGLDSIDALELGLAVKNRYGVVLSAESEAMRQHFYSVASLAAFITAQRSA; the protein is encoded by the coding sequence ATGAACCCATTAAACCTCGAAATTAAACAGATGATTATCGATACGCTGAATCTTGAAGATATCAGCAGCGATGAGATTGACAGTGACGCGCCGCTGTTTGGTGACGGACTGGGTCTCGACTCTATCGATGCACTCGAATTAGGTCTGGCGGTAAAAAATCGCTACGGCGTGGTGTTATCTGCCGAAAGTGAAGCGATGCGACAGCATTTTTATTCCGTCGCCTCACTGGCAGCCTTTATCACTGCACAACGCAGCGCGTAG
- a CDS encoding acyl carrier protein — MNKQEIYQEVSGLLVTLFEVDADDIQPESRLYEDLELDSIDAVDMVVHLQKRIGRKIKPETFKTVRTVQDVVDAVDQLIREG; from the coding sequence ATGAATAAGCAAGAAATCTATCAGGAAGTAAGCGGGCTGCTGGTAACCCTGTTTGAAGTGGATGCGGATGATATCCAGCCGGAGTCGCGTCTTTACGAAGACCTGGAGCTGGACAGCATTGATGCCGTCGATATGGTGGTGCATCTGCAAAAGCGCATTGGCCGTAAGATTAAGCCAGAAACGTTTAAAACGGTGCGTACCGTACAGGATGTGGTCGACGCGGTCGATCAGCTGATCCGCGAAGGCTAA
- a CDS encoding COG4648 family protein, whose translation MMPLLMRILPWLITLAWPFLVWLAVSRPQLHWLIPLLALLFLLRWRGIRGSSGAFSRAGQLLALAGAALCLASFLLRSHQLLLWYPVAVSLVMLLLFGGSLFSSMPLVERLARLREPQLSPAAVRWTRRVTQIWCLFFVFNGSVATATCLAGNLHWWTLWNGMISYLLMGVLMASEWLLRQRIRGHA comes from the coding sequence ATGATGCCATTACTGATGCGTATCCTGCCGTGGCTGATTACGCTTGCCTGGCCGTTTCTGGTCTGGCTGGCGGTGAGCCGCCCACAACTGCACTGGCTGATACCGCTACTGGCACTGCTGTTTTTACTGCGCTGGCGGGGAATTCGCGGCAGCAGCGGGGCGTTTTCGCGCGCCGGACAACTGCTGGCGCTGGCCGGCGCGGCTTTATGCCTCGCCAGTTTTCTGCTGCGCAGCCATCAGCTGCTGCTGTGGTATCCGGTGGCGGTGAGCCTGGTGATGCTGCTGCTGTTTGGCGGATCGCTGTTCAGCAGCATGCCGCTGGTTGAGCGTCTGGCACGGCTGCGTGAGCCTCAACTTTCGCCAGCAGCGGTGCGCTGGACGCGCCGGGTGACGCAAATCTGGTGTCTGTTTTTTGTCTTTAACGGCAGTGTTGCCACTGCCACCTGTCTGGCGGGGAATCTGCACTGGTGGACGCTATGGAATGGCATGATCAGCTATCTGCTGATGGGAGTGTTAATGGCGAGTGAATGGCTGCTGCGTCAGCGCATCCGAGGTCATGCCTGA
- a CDS encoding AMP-binding protein, whose product MTVTALALSDWLSPSRPDALVCWHQRQPLMLQHLRQQVQQLCGVLLARPEPRWALCFDDSWQFTVGLLAALHAGKTPVIPGHCRPSLLQEQASAFDAVLTDCALPPFCPQLTLDAAAHTCCEPLPAIAPDAQLVLFTSGSTGQPRQVTKPLACLDTEIQWLAALWGERLQDCCVVASVSHQHLYGLTFRIMLPMALGLPFVSSQLLYSEQLSALPVDGPLAFISSPAFLRRLDFSLTPPGCRLIVSAGGVLSDETAAAVATRWQLAVDEIYGSSETGVLAWRSRTDTHPLWQPFDGVEFSRHGQQRWLVRSPLIAENDGLLLDDKLEFAVSGGFQLCGRYDRVVKIEDKRVSLSEIERRLLAIAGIADAVALPISRYGRRAIGVVLVLHNEQDSDRLAQLKPQWKRELQRWLEPVAMPRFWRVVRLIPHNSQSKRAWPQIEELFNVAS is encoded by the coding sequence ATGACCGTGACTGCACTGGCGCTCAGCGACTGGCTGAGCCCGTCGCGTCCTGATGCTCTTGTCTGCTGGCATCAGCGGCAACCGCTGATGCTGCAACACCTGCGTCAGCAGGTGCAACAGTTGTGCGGCGTGCTGCTGGCGCGGCCGGAGCCGCGCTGGGCGCTCTGTTTTGACGACAGTTGGCAGTTTACCGTTGGCTTACTGGCAGCGCTGCATGCGGGTAAAACCCCGGTGATTCCCGGCCACTGCCGACCCTCATTGTTGCAGGAACAAGCCAGCGCTTTCGATGCCGTGCTGACGGACTGTGCGTTGCCGCCGTTCTGCCCGCAGTTAACCCTTGATGCAGCAGCACACACCTGCTGCGAGCCGTTACCGGCTATCGCGCCGGATGCACAGCTGGTGCTGTTTACCTCCGGTTCGACCGGTCAGCCGCGACAGGTGACTAAACCGCTGGCCTGTCTTGATACTGAAATACAGTGGCTGGCTGCGCTGTGGGGCGAGCGTTTGCAGGATTGTTGCGTGGTGGCATCGGTCAGCCATCAACATCTGTATGGCCTGACGTTTCGCATTATGCTGCCGATGGCGCTTGGCCTGCCGTTTGTCAGTTCTCAGCTGTTGTATAGCGAGCAGCTGAGCGCGCTGCCGGTCGATGGTCCGCTGGCTTTTATCAGCAGCCCGGCCTTTTTACGCCGCCTTGATTTCTCCCTGACGCCACCCGGTTGTCGCCTGATCGTTTCTGCGGGCGGGGTACTGAGCGATGAAACGGCAGCAGCCGTCGCCACCCGTTGGCAGCTGGCGGTCGACGAGATATACGGCAGCAGCGAAACCGGCGTGCTGGCATGGCGTTCACGCACTGATACCCACCCGCTGTGGCAGCCGTTTGACGGTGTTGAATTTAGCCGCCATGGGCAGCAGCGCTGGCTTGTCCGATCGCCGCTGATTGCCGAAAACGATGGACTGCTGCTGGACGATAAACTGGAATTTGCTGTATCTGGCGGTTTCCAGCTGTGCGGGCGTTACGACCGGGTGGTGAAAATTGAAGATAAACGCGTTTCACTGAGTGAAATCGAACGACGTCTGTTGGCGATCGCGGGTATCGCCGATGCGGTGGCACTGCCGATCAGCCGCTATGGCCGTCGGGCGATTGGCGTGGTGCTGGTGCTGCATAACGAGCAGGATAGCGACCGGCTGGCGCAGTTAAAGCCACAGTGGAAGCGGGAGTTGCAGCGCTGGCTGGAGCCGGTAGCAATGCCCCGTTTCTGGCGGGTGGTCAGGCTGATCCCGCATAACAGTCAGAGCAAACGTGCCTGGCCGCAAATAGAGGAGCTGTTTAATGTTGCCAGTTGA
- a CDS encoding 3-hydroxyacyl-ACP dehydratase FabZ family protein, translating into MLPVELSRCQQLTQLALLLRIDADLFWFRGHFPQQPLLPGVAQLDWVLHYGIGCLAVGQQFSSVENIKFQQPVLPGSLLELNLEWDELKKQLSFSYYMIRNGDRSVASSGKIRLC; encoded by the coding sequence ATGTTGCCAGTTGAACTCTCACGGTGCCAACAACTGACGCAGCTGGCGTTGTTGCTGCGTATTGATGCCGACCTTTTCTGGTTCCGCGGACATTTTCCGCAGCAGCCGCTGTTGCCGGGTGTGGCACAGCTGGACTGGGTACTGCACTACGGCATCGGCTGTCTGGCTGTCGGTCAACAGTTCTCGTCAGTGGAAAATATTAAATTTCAGCAGCCGGTGCTGCCCGGCAGCCTGCTGGAGCTGAACCTGGAGTGGGATGAGTTGAAAAAACAGCTCAGCTTTAGCTATTACATGATTCGTAACGGCGATCGGTCGGTAGCCAGCAGCGGGAAGATTCGCCTGTGTTAA
- a CDS encoding glycosyltransferase family 2 protein: MAAVLARLAPFNLPLLIVDDGSDKTTQALLETLVCDGVTLLRLEKNSGKGAAVKYGLEAAAAQGYSHALQVDADGQHQIEDCPKLLAEAAAWPESLISGQPVYDDSVPKSRLYGRYATHVWVWIETLSLSLKDSMCGFRVYPLAATLKLMRQRSIGKRMDFDSEIMVRLYWAGTPSRFIRTRVTYPQNGLSHFDALHDNLRISWMHTRLFFGMLPRIPSLLARKRRQQHWSGVSERKGLHGMRVMLAIYRRFGRRVFTLFLWPVIAVYWLTGRSQRQASQQWLAQIAGYARRQQVSLPTPLGSYFHFLRFGEAMLDKIASWRGDLRWGKDIDFAPGAEAAIADARQGGKLILASHLGDIEACRAMAQQVSGLVINALVFTDNAPRFRQVQEEIAPLSGVNLIPVSEIGPETAIMLQEKLDAGEWVAIVGDRTAINRQRGGSRRVVWSEFLGRPAPFPQGPFILAAALRCPVLLMFALKQRGKLRIYCESFADPLLLPRAERQQALQQVVDRYAERLAHHALISPLDWFNFFDFWTLPDTQPENKE; the protein is encoded by the coding sequence ATGGCGGCGGTGCTGGCACGTCTGGCACCGTTTAATTTACCGCTGCTGATTGTCGACGATGGCAGTGATAAAACCACGCAAGCGCTGCTGGAAACGCTGGTTTGTGACGGTGTCACGCTGTTGCGGCTGGAAAAAAACAGCGGTAAAGGCGCGGCGGTAAAATATGGCCTCGAAGCGGCTGCAGCACAGGGCTACAGCCATGCTTTGCAGGTTGATGCTGATGGTCAGCATCAGATTGAAGACTGCCCGAAGCTGCTGGCTGAAGCGGCAGCCTGGCCTGAGTCACTGATCTCCGGTCAGCCAGTCTATGATGATTCGGTTCCCAAATCACGCCTGTACGGACGCTATGCGACTCACGTCTGGGTGTGGATCGAAACCCTTTCTCTGTCGCTGAAAGACAGCATGTGCGGTTTTCGCGTCTATCCGCTGGCGGCAACGCTTAAGCTGATGCGGCAGCGCAGCATTGGCAAACGGATGGATTTCGACAGCGAAATTATGGTGCGGCTCTATTGGGCCGGCACCCCCAGCCGCTTTATCCGCACCCGGGTCACTTACCCGCAGAACGGCCTGTCGCACTTCGATGCGCTGCACGATAACCTGCGGATTTCATGGATGCATACCCGCTTGTTTTTCGGCATGTTACCGCGCATTCCTTCACTGCTGGCGCGAAAACGCCGTCAGCAGCACTGGTCCGGCGTCAGCGAGCGCAAGGGGCTGCACGGCATGCGCGTGATGCTGGCGATCTACCGCCGGTTTGGCCGACGGGTATTTACGCTATTTCTCTGGCCGGTAATAGCCGTCTACTGGCTGACCGGGCGTAGCCAGCGGCAGGCATCACAGCAGTGGTTAGCTCAGATTGCCGGTTATGCCCGCCGACAGCAGGTGTCGTTACCGACGCCGCTCGGCAGCTACTTTCATTTCCTGCGCTTTGGCGAAGCGATGCTGGATAAAATTGCCAGCTGGCGCGGCGATCTGCGCTGGGGTAAAGATATTGATTTTGCCCCAGGCGCCGAGGCGGCGATCGCTGATGCGCGCCAGGGGGGAAAGCTGATTCTTGCTTCTCACCTCGGTGATATTGAAGCCTGCCGCGCAATGGCGCAGCAGGTCAGTGGGCTGGTGATTAATGCGCTGGTGTTTACCGATAACGCGCCGCGTTTTCGTCAGGTGCAGGAAGAGATTGCACCACTGTCTGGGGTGAATCTGATTCCGGTCAGCGAGATCGGCCCGGAAACGGCCATTATGCTGCAAGAGAAACTCGATGCCGGTGAATGGGTGGCGATCGTCGGCGATCGTACAGCGATAAACCGCCAACGCGGTGGCTCACGTCGGGTAGTATGGAGTGAGTTTCTCGGCCGTCCGGCACCGTTTCCGCAAGGGCCATTTATTCTTGCCGCCGCGTTACGCTGTCCGGTTTTGCTGATGTTTGCCCTAAAACAACGCGGCAAGCTGCGTATTTACTGCGAGTCCTTTGCCGATCCGCTGTTATTACCGCGTGCCGAACGTCAGCAGGCGTTACAGCAGGTGGTGGATCGCTATGCCGAACGGCTGGCGCATCATGCGCTGATCTCGCCGCTCGACTGGTTTAATTTTTTCGATTTCTGGACGCTGCCAGACACGCAGCCGGAGAATAAGGAGTGA
- a CDS encoding acyl-CoA thioesterase, with protein MINDPRFSIELEMTVPFHDVDAMGVVWHGNYFRYFEVAREALLAKFNYGYRQMEASGYVWPVVDTRVKYRGTLSFEQRIRVQATIEEFENRLRIAYQIFDSVSGKRTTSGYTIQVAVSIESKEISFVSPAILFERLGVTP; from the coding sequence GTGATTAACGATCCACGATTTTCCATCGAGCTGGAAATGACCGTGCCGTTCCACGATGTGGATGCGATGGGCGTGGTGTGGCACGGCAACTATTTCCGTTATTTTGAAGTCGCGCGAGAGGCGCTGCTGGCGAAATTTAACTATGGCTACCGCCAGATGGAGGCTTCCGGCTATGTCTGGCCGGTGGTCGATACGCGGGTGAAATATCGCGGCACGCTGAGTTTTGAGCAGCGTATTCGGGTGCAGGCGACGATAGAGGAATTTGAAAATCGCCTGCGCATCGCTTATCAAATTTTCGATAGTGTCAGCGGCAAACGCACCACCAGCGGCTACACCATTCAGGTGGCGGTGAGCATTGAATCGAAAGAGATCAGCTTTGTCTCGCCAGCGATACTGTTTGAGCGCCTGGGAGTGACACCATGA
- a CDS encoding outer membrane lipoprotein carrier protein LolA: MIKLLLTALMLFSLSAQAVTLDELQQRFASQPVVRADFTQQRQIKGMAQPLKSSGELLIAQDKGLWWQQAKPFPLTLVLDEKRMVQVMNGQPPQIITADSNPQMFQFNHLLRALFQADRTVLEQNFAIDFRPLAGDSWRIVLTPTSTPLDKLFNTITLQGKNQLDAIELNDKQGDVTEIRFTNQRLTPRTLSADEKQRFVF, encoded by the coding sequence ATGATAAAGCTATTACTGACCGCACTGATGCTGTTCAGTCTGAGTGCTCAGGCGGTAACGCTGGATGAACTGCAACAGCGCTTTGCCAGCCAGCCGGTGGTGCGCGCCGATTTTACCCAGCAGCGCCAGATTAAAGGGATGGCTCAGCCACTGAAATCCAGCGGTGAACTGCTGATTGCCCAGGATAAAGGGTTGTGGTGGCAGCAGGCGAAGCCGTTTCCGTTAACGCTGGTGCTGGATGAAAAACGCATGGTGCAGGTGATGAACGGCCAGCCGCCGCAGATTATCACCGCCGACAGCAATCCACAGATGTTTCAGTTTAACCACTTGCTGCGGGCGCTGTTTCAGGCCGATCGCACGGTACTGGAGCAGAATTTCGCCATCGATTTTCGTCCTCTGGCGGGCGACAGCTGGCGCATCGTGCTGACGCCAACCAGCACTCCGCTGGATAAGCTGTTCAATACCATCACTTTGCAGGGAAAAAACCAGCTGGATGCCATTGAACTCAATGATAAGCAGGGCGATGTGACTGAGATCCGCTTCACCAATCAGCGGCTGACGCCACGGACGTTAAGCGCAGATGAAAAACAACGCTTTGTTTTCTAA
- a CDS encoding MMPL family transporter yields MKNNALFSKRLRFAAFSWIAVCLLLIATLALLLPRATINSSVLALLPKQAMGVIPDDLQQGFMQRLDRQMVWLISPGEQGSAAVAEAFLHALQAMPTLKNVKGPIDAQQQQRWGQFAWQHRNALIDAATRQRLADGGSAQADWILAQLYSAFAGVSGQELANDPLLLVRGAQLAMQQNASQLALRDGWLVARDKQGRQWYFIHGELASHSFDMQQSHAVVQQLQSLASRLQQQYPDTQLLTRGTVLYSDFASQQARHDVSTLGVATVIGVLLLIFTLFRSPRPLLLCALSVSIGALAGTTITLLCFGELHLMTLVMSISIVGISADYTLYYLTERMVHGADVSAQQSLRKVMPALLLALATAAIAYLIMLLAPFPGLRQLAVFAASGLTASCLTVICWYPWLVRGLPVRPVPAMLLMARWLAAWRRQRWLKLGLPLLVALVSLSGLAILKVDDDISQLQALPPQLLQQDAQLTQLTGQRADQTWFMVWGDSAEQTLQRLEALAPQLQHAQQQHWLTSWRQPPLASQAQQQRDLALLKQATPTVMAQLRQAGIEMAQPDLRAMPVTPETWLQSPNSEGWRLLWLSLPNGRSGALVPVSGVHNSAQLAELAQALPGVAWIDRKSTFDQLFSFYRVMLSWLLLAALAVIAISYMLRLGVRRGLVSVLPSVLSLGGGLAGLAFSGHSLNLFSLLALVLVLGIGINYTLFFSNPRGTPITSLLAVSLAMTTTLLTLGMLVFSQTQAISSFGIVLCSGIFTAFLLAPLALPESRRKRR; encoded by the coding sequence ATGAAAAACAACGCTTTGTTTTCTAAGCGACTGCGCTTCGCCGCCTTCAGCTGGATCGCCGTCTGCCTGCTGCTGATCGCCACTTTAGCGCTGTTGCTGCCGCGCGCCACGATTAACAGTAGCGTGCTGGCGTTATTACCCAAGCAGGCGATGGGCGTCATTCCGGACGATTTACAGCAGGGGTTTATGCAGCGGCTCGATCGGCAAATGGTCTGGCTGATTAGCCCTGGCGAGCAGGGTAGTGCGGCGGTGGCAGAAGCGTTTCTGCATGCATTGCAGGCGATGCCGACGTTGAAAAATGTCAAAGGGCCGATAGATGCGCAACAGCAACAGCGGTGGGGGCAGTTTGCCTGGCAACATCGTAATGCGCTGATTGATGCTGCCACTCGCCAGCGGCTGGCCGACGGCGGCAGCGCGCAGGCAGACTGGATTCTGGCGCAGCTCTATTCGGCCTTTGCCGGTGTCAGTGGTCAGGAGCTGGCTAACGATCCGTTGCTGCTGGTGCGCGGCGCTCAGCTGGCAATGCAGCAGAACGCCAGCCAGCTGGCGCTGCGCGATGGCTGGCTGGTGGCGCGCGATAAACAGGGACGCCAGTGGTATTTTATCCACGGTGAACTGGCAAGCCATTCGTTTGATATGCAGCAGAGTCACGCGGTGGTGCAGCAGTTACAGTCACTGGCTTCGCGGCTGCAACAACAATATCCCGACACCCAACTGCTGACGCGCGGCACGGTGCTGTACAGCGATTTCGCCAGCCAGCAGGCGCGCCATGATGTCTCGACGCTGGGTGTGGCGACGGTGATTGGGGTGCTGCTGCTGATCTTTACGCTGTTTCGTTCACCGCGCCCGCTGCTGCTATGCGCACTGTCAGTGTCGATAGGCGCGCTGGCGGGTACGACCATTACGCTGCTGTGTTTTGGCGAGCTGCACCTGATGACGCTGGTGATGAGCATCAGTATTGTCGGCATCTCGGCGGATTATACTCTCTATTATCTTACCGAGCGCATGGTGCACGGTGCCGATGTCAGCGCGCAGCAGAGTTTACGCAAAGTGATGCCTGCGCTGCTGCTGGCGCTGGCGACCGCTGCAATCGCCTATCTGATTATGTTGTTAGCGCCGTTTCCCGGACTGCGTCAGCTGGCGGTCTTTGCTGCCAGTGGTTTAACCGCGTCCTGCCTGACGGTGATCTGCTGGTATCCGTGGCTGGTACGCGGTTTGCCGGTGCGTCCGGTGCCGGCGATGTTGTTAATGGCGCGCTGGCTGGCGGCCTGGCGGCGTCAGCGCTGGCTGAAGCTCGGGCTACCGCTGCTGGTGGCGCTGGTTTCTCTTTCGGGCCTGGCGATACTGAAGGTGGATGACGATATTTCACAGTTGCAGGCGCTGCCGCCGCAGCTGTTGCAGCAGGATGCGCAACTGACGCAGCTGACCGGGCAGCGTGCCGACCAGACCTGGTTTATGGTCTGGGGCGACAGCGCGGAACAGACGCTGCAACGGCTGGAAGCGCTGGCTCCCCAGCTGCAACACGCGCAGCAGCAGCACTGGCTGACCTCATGGCGTCAGCCGCCGCTGGCCTCGCAGGCGCAGCAGCAACGTGATTTAGCGCTGCTGAAACAGGCGACACCGACGGTGATGGCGCAGCTCAGACAGGCGGGCATTGAGATGGCTCAGCCCGATCTGCGTGCGATGCCGGTGACGCCGGAAACCTGGCTGCAAAGCCCCAATAGTGAAGGCTGGCGACTCTTGTGGCTGAGCCTGCCGAATGGCCGCAGTGGCGCACTGGTGCCGGTCAGCGGCGTGCATAACAGTGCGCAACTGGCAGAGCTGGCGCAGGCGCTGCCCGGTGTGGCATGGATCGATCGCAAAAGCACTTTTGACCAGCTGTTCAGTTTTTATCGCGTAATGCTGAGCTGGCTGTTACTGGCGGCGCTGGCGGTTATCGCCATCAGTTATATGCTGCGGCTCGGCGTCCGTCGCGGGCTGGTCAGCGTATTGCCGTCGGTGTTATCGCTCGGCGGCGGGCTGGCAGGGCTGGCGTTCAGCGGCCATTCGCTGAATCTGTTTTCACTGCTGGCGCTGGTGCTGGTGTTGGGGATTGGTATTAATTACACGCTGTTTTTCAGTAATCCGCGTGGCACACCGATCACCTCGCTGCTGGCGGTATCGCTGGCGATGACCACCACCTTACTGACGCTGGGAATGCTGGTGTTCAGCCAGACGCAGGCCATCAGCAGTTTTGGTATTGTGCTGTGCAGCGGTATTTTCACCGCCTTTTTGCTGGCTCCGCTGGCGTTACCTGAATCCAGAAGGAAAAGACGATGA
- a CDS encoding DUF3261 domain-containing protein, which produces MTSWWKAIAIALLLSGCVSHSDPTRPQAWLKPGVQVTLPAPGIEPPFSQQQLLTGSFKGKQQSLMVMLSADQQQLTLIGLSTLGIRLFRVSYDSQGIKTEQSIALPEMPPASQVLADIMLSHWPLAVWQSQLPAGWTLRDSGDRRQLRDADGKLITEIRYLMRGEQRQPVSVQQFAFGYQIFIQQLDAS; this is translated from the coding sequence ATGACATCCTGGTGGAAGGCGATAGCGATCGCTTTATTACTTAGCGGCTGCGTCAGTCACAGTGATCCGACGCGCCCGCAGGCGTGGCTCAAGCCTGGAGTGCAGGTGACGCTGCCCGCACCAGGCATTGAGCCACCGTTTAGCCAGCAGCAGTTATTAACCGGTAGCTTTAAAGGCAAACAGCAGTCACTGATGGTGATGCTGAGTGCCGACCAGCAGCAGCTGACGCTTATCGGGCTGTCGACGCTGGGGATCCGTTTGTTCCGCGTCAGCTACGACAGCCAGGGCATCAAAACTGAACAGTCGATAGCGCTGCCGGAAATGCCGCCAGCCAGCCAGGTGCTGGCGGATATTATGCTGAGCCACTGGCCACTGGCGGTGTGGCAGTCACAGCTGCCCGCGGGCTGGACGCTGCGTGATAGCGGCGACCGCCGCCAGCTGCGTGATGCTGACGGCAAGCTGATTACCGAGATTCGTTATCTGATGCGTGGTGAACAGCGTCAGCCGGTTAGCGTGCAACAATTTGCTTTTGGTTATCAGATCTTTATTCAACAACTGGATGCCTCATGA
- a CDS encoding beta-ketoacyl-[acyl-carrier-protein] synthase family protein — translation MIYFSAVGMLNALGHSLDDIAANLVRGDAPGMRPSNDWLTGGRHCWIGHVDAELPPLPAELAQHNSRNNRLLLAALAQIRREVDDAIARFGRGRVAVILATSTAGVDEADRFISGADEGYHYAQQELGDPSRFLASLLGLSGPAYTLSTACSSSARAIISGQRLIEAGLADVAIVGGADTLSRMPVNGFDSLESLSAARCAPFSAQRDGISIGEGAALMLLTREPQAVALLGVGESSDAYHMSAPHPQGEGAKRAIVMALEQAGIQPRDLGYINLHGTATRLNDRVEAQVIHDIFAGQVPCSSTKHLTGHTLGAAGVCEVALCWLLLTRDLPLPAQDFSMGEIDSSLPRCGLLSAPQALEKPLILSNSFAFGGNNACLILGVTDGRIAEC, via the coding sequence ATGATCTATTTTTCCGCCGTCGGCATGCTGAACGCACTGGGGCATTCGCTGGATGATATCGCCGCTAATCTGGTGCGGGGGGATGCGCCAGGTATGCGGCCTTCCAACGACTGGCTGACCGGCGGGCGTCACTGCTGGATTGGCCATGTTGATGCTGAACTGCCGCCGTTACCGGCCGAACTGGCTCAGCATAATAGCCGCAATAATCGCCTGTTGCTGGCGGCGCTGGCGCAGATTCGCCGCGAGGTTGATGACGCCATTGCCCGTTTTGGTCGCGGGCGAGTGGCGGTGATCTTAGCCACCAGCACTGCCGGAGTGGATGAAGCTGACCGCTTTATCAGCGGCGCTGATGAGGGCTATCACTATGCCCAACAGGAGCTGGGCGATCCGTCGCGCTTTCTGGCCAGCCTGCTCGGCCTTAGCGGCCCGGCTTATACCCTGTCGACCGCCTGTTCATCAAGCGCACGCGCCATTATTAGCGGCCAGCGTCTGATTGAAGCCGGTCTGGCCGATGTGGCGATTGTCGGCGGAGCCGACACCCTGAGCCGCATGCCGGTTAATGGTTTCGACAGTCTGGAGTCGCTGTCAGCTGCGCGTTGCGCACCGTTCAGTGCACAGCGCGACGGGATCTCGATTGGCGAAGGCGCGGCGCTGATGCTGTTAACGCGCGAGCCGCAGGCGGTAGCCTTACTCGGTGTGGGTGAGTCGTCCGACGCGTATCATATGTCGGCTCCCCATCCGCAGGGCGAAGGAGCAAAGCGGGCCATTGTGATGGCGCTGGAGCAGGCCGGGATACAGCCGCGCGATCTCGGCTATATCAACCTGCATGGCACTGCCACCCGCCTCAACGATCGGGTGGAAGCGCAGGTGATCCATGACATCTTTGCCGGGCAGGTGCCGTGCAGTTCAACCAAGCATCTGACCGGACATACCCTTGGGGCCGCCGGAGTGTGCGAAGTCGCGCTGTGCTGGCTGCTGTTGACGCGTGATTTGCCGCTGCCCGCGCAGGATTTTTCAATGGGTGAGATCGATAGCAGCCTGCCGCGCTGCGGATTACTCTCTGCCCCACAGGCGCTGGAAAAGCCGCTGATACTGTCTAATTCATTTGCCTTTGGCGGCAATAATGCCTGCCTGATTTTAGGAGTGACGGATGGCCGCATTGCTGAGTGCTGA